In Sphaeramia orbicularis chromosome 7, fSphaOr1.1, whole genome shotgun sequence, one genomic interval encodes:
- the LOC115422534 gene encoding glutenin, high molecular weight subunit DY10-like → MNQSPGPGLKGTRTMIQSPGPGLKGTRIRSPGPGLKGTGIQSPGPGLKGTRTMIQTPGPGLKGTWIQSPGPGLKGTRTVIQTPGPGLKGTRIQSPGPGLKGTRTMIQSPGPGLKGTRTTIRSLGPGLKRTMIQSPGQGLKGARMQSPGPDLKGTRTMIHSPEQGLKGTSTRSVVQNRVLKGPGPRPIVQDWVLKGPGP, encoded by the coding sequence atgaaCCAGAGTCCAGGACCGGGTCttaaagggaccaggaccatgatCCAGAGTCCAGGACCGGGTCTTAAAGGGACTAGGATCAGGAGTCCAGGACCGGGTCTTAAAGGGACTGGGATCCAGAGTCCAGGACCGGGTCttaaagggaccaggaccatgatCCAGACTCCAGGACCGGGTCTTAAAGGTACTTGGATCCAGAGTCCAGGACCGGGTCTTAAAGGGACCAGGACCGTGATCCAGACTCCAGGACCGGGTCTTAAAGGTACTAGGATCCAGAGTCCAGGACCGGGTCttaaagggaccaggaccatgatCCAGAGTCCAGGACCAGGTCTTAAAGGGACCAGGACCACGATCCGGAGTCTAGGACCAGGTCTTAAAAGGACCATGATCCAGAGTCCAGGACAAGGTCTTAAAGGGGCTAGGATGCAGAGTCCAGGACCGGATCttaaagggaccaggaccatgatCCATAGTCCAGAACAGGGTCTTAAAGGAACCAGCACACGATCCGTAGTCCAGAACAGGGTCTTAAAGGGACCAGGACCACGACCCATAGTCCAGGACTGGGTCttaaagggaccaggaccatga